The bacterium genome window below encodes:
- a CDS encoding methyltransferase domain-containing protein produces the protein MKVELASGERPYDGFLHCDERVLPATNLVCRIERLPFADNSVEQLLASHIIEHFPYATIGAVLAEWRRVLRPGGGIHIITPNLGYIAHGYVEGWLEYTESRNRLYGGQDYSGNFHYTMFDSAALRAALLEAGFRSAVDVTANYERRKVPMSIYFNAEK, from the coding sequence ATGAAAGTGGAGCTGGCCAGCGGCGAGCGGCCCTATGACGGGTTCCTGCATTGCGATGAGCGCGTTCTGCCAGCCACGAATCTTGTCTGCCGGATCGAGCGGCTGCCCTTTGCCGACAACTCGGTGGAGCAGCTCCTGGCGAGCCACATCATCGAGCATTTCCCCTACGCCACTATCGGCGCGGTGCTGGCCGAGTGGCGCCGCGTGCTGCGCCCCGGCGGCGGGATACACATTATCACGCCCAACCTGGGCTATATCGCCCACGGCTATGTCGAGGGCTGGCTGGAGTACACCGAGTCCCGGAACCGTCTGTACGGCGGCCAGGACTACAGCGGCAATTTCCACTACACGATGTTCGACAGCGCGGCCCTGCGCGCGGCCCTTCTGGAGGCCGGGTTCCGCAGCGCCGTGGATGTCACCGCCAATTACGAGCGCCGCAAGGTGCCGATGAGCATCTACTTCAACGCGGAGAAATAA
- a CDS encoding NTP transferase domain-containing protein codes for MDEVIAILQARMQSERLPGKVMADICGRPLLAHVIERLHATSGVDRVVLAVPAAEAYLFDELAHECVADLCPGSPWDVLERFYMAARRFPAPITIRVTGDNPLIDIPMLENCIEECRSGCWDMVGTSGLPLGCSAEVFPSSLLDILNRFGKRDYHREHVTTYLYEHESDFRVLRLSAPGHLAAPKLRLTVDTLEDLTLMRLVYDEFYRPGHCVKLSNAVRFLCENPEYAALNGHVTQKNWRPAVVSAVA; via the coding sequence ATGGACGAGGTTATTGCGATTCTCCAGGCAAGGATGCAGAGCGAGCGCCTGCCGGGCAAGGTGATGGCCGATATCTGCGGGCGGCCGCTCCTGGCCCATGTGATCGAGCGCCTGCACGCCACCTCCGGCGTGGACCGCGTGGTGCTGGCCGTGCCCGCGGCCGAGGCCTACCTGTTCGATGAACTGGCGCACGAATGCGTGGCCGACCTCTGCCCGGGCAGCCCCTGGGACGTGCTGGAGCGGTTCTACATGGCGGCCCGGCGTTTCCCGGCCCCGATCACGATCCGCGTGACCGGCGACAACCCCCTGATCGATATCCCCATGCTGGAGAACTGTATCGAGGAATGCCGCTCCGGCTGCTGGGACATGGTGGGCACAAGCGGTCTGCCCCTGGGTTGCAGCGCCGAGGTGTTCCCCAGCTCGCTGCTCGACATCCTGAACCGTTTCGGCAAGCGCGATTACCACCGCGAGCACGTGACCACCTATCTCTACGAGCATGAATCGGATTTCCGCGTGCTGCGCCTGAGCGCCCCCGGTCACCTGGCCGCCCCCAAGCTGCGCCTGACCGTGGACACGCTGGAGGACCTGACCCTGATGCGCCTGGTCTACGATGAGTTCTACCGTCCGGGCCACTGCGTCAAGCTCTCGAACGCCGTGCGTTTCCTGTGCGAGAACCCCGAGTACGCGGCCCTGAACGGCCACGTGACCCAGAAAAACTGGCGGCCGGCCGTGGTGAGCGCCGTGGCCTGA